In one Bradyrhizobium sp. 4 genomic region, the following are encoded:
- a CDS encoding carbohydrate porin codes for MRTAAAIASGVLALPASSRAADLPLKAPALRAVYDWTGLYIGAHAGFTRGTSSAMLTDPAVATDNHVFTGATGGVQAGYNWRLNSGLLLGVEGDISFPNYLPSNHVVSSTTTALSSAEERWDYVASLRARLGYTTGAFLFYATGGAAFAGERFLSTPAGGNEEKVLNTRFGWTAGGGVEYAFAPHWSARLEYLYSKFENARVTFPSGAQYSSSMDFQSLRIGLNRKIDWPGLPTYNPKSDITDTESSRWEIHGQSTALAQGHPSFRAPYTGPNSFTPSPDLQQTWSNSLYLNARLWDGGEVYFNPELLQGFGFNNTTGAGGFPNGEAQKSGFPYPHFNASRLFVRHTFGFGGEQEELASGQFQLAGKADVSRLTLQVGKLSVVDVFDGNSYAHDPRKDFMNWSIWASGAFDYAADKLGLGYGATAELNQKQWALRAGYFLMDAQSNSNNFDMNIGRRGEYVAELEMRYSLFGQPGKLRTLGFVNSAYSGSYRETLDNPLLNLDISQTRRGRLKYGYALNVEQAITDDIGVFGRWSWNDGRNEIMAFTDIDRSLSGGVSVKGAKWGRPDDVVAIAGAINGLSQDHRDFIAAGGLGPLIGDGQLNYRRERVLETYYAYALNKALTFTADYQLIVNPAYNADRGPVSVFSGRLHGEF; via the coding sequence TTGCGGACGGCCGCGGCAATTGCCTCGGGCGTCTTGGCTTTGCCCGCCAGCAGCCGCGCGGCTGATCTGCCGCTGAAGGCACCTGCGCTCAGGGCCGTCTACGACTGGACGGGCCTCTATATCGGTGCACACGCCGGTTTCACCCGCGGCACGTCCTCGGCCATGCTGACCGATCCCGCGGTCGCGACCGATAATCATGTCTTCACCGGCGCGACCGGCGGCGTGCAGGCCGGCTACAATTGGCGCCTCAACTCAGGGCTTCTGCTCGGCGTCGAAGGCGACATCTCCTTTCCGAACTATCTGCCCTCCAACCACGTGGTGTCGTCGACGACCACCGCGCTATCGAGCGCGGAGGAGCGCTGGGATTACGTCGCGAGCCTGCGCGCGCGGCTCGGCTACACCACGGGCGCATTCCTGTTCTACGCGACTGGCGGCGCCGCTTTTGCCGGCGAGCGCTTTCTCTCGACACCGGCAGGCGGCAATGAGGAGAAGGTGTTGAACACGCGGTTCGGCTGGACCGCCGGCGGCGGCGTCGAATATGCCTTCGCGCCGCACTGGAGCGCGCGGCTCGAATATCTCTACAGCAAGTTCGAGAACGCCCGCGTCACCTTCCCCTCGGGCGCGCAATATTCGTCCTCGATGGATTTCCAGAGCCTGCGGATCGGCCTCAATCGCAAGATCGACTGGCCGGGCCTGCCGACCTACAATCCGAAGTCTGACATCACCGATACCGAGTCCAGCCGCTGGGAGATCCACGGCCAGTCGACAGCGCTGGCCCAGGGACATCCCTCGTTCAGAGCGCCCTATACCGGGCCGAACAGCTTCACCCCCTCGCCGGATCTGCAGCAGACCTGGAGCAATTCGCTCTATCTGAATGCGCGGCTGTGGGACGGCGGCGAGGTCTATTTCAATCCCGAGCTGCTGCAGGGCTTTGGCTTCAACAACACGACCGGCGCGGGGGGCTTCCCCAACGGCGAAGCGCAGAAGTCCGGCTTTCCCTATCCGCACTTCAACGCCTCGCGGCTGTTCGTGCGCCACACCTTCGGCTTCGGCGGCGAGCAGGAGGAGCTTGCCAGCGGCCAGTTTCAGCTTGCTGGCAAGGCCGACGTGTCGCGTTTGACTTTGCAGGTCGGAAAGCTCTCCGTGGTCGACGTCTTCGACGGCAATTCCTACGCGCACGATCCGCGCAAGGATTTCATGAACTGGTCGATCTGGGCATCCGGCGCCTTCGACTACGCCGCTGACAAGCTCGGCCTCGGCTATGGTGCAACGGCCGAATTGAATCAGAAGCAATGGGCGCTGCGCGCCGGCTACTTCCTGATGGACGCCCAGTCCAACTCGAACAATTTCGACATGAATATCGGCCGCCGCGGCGAATATGTCGCGGAGCTCGAGATGCGCTACTCGCTGTTCGGCCAGCCCGGCAAGCTGCGTACTCTCGGCTTCGTCAACAGCGCCTATTCCGGCAGCTATCGCGAGACGCTGGATAATCCGCTGCTCAACCTCGACATCAGCCAGACCCGCCGCGGCCGGCTCAAATACGGCTACGCTTTGAATGTCGAACAGGCGATCACCGACGATATCGGCGTGTTCGGCCGCTGGAGCTGGAACGATGGCCGCAACGAGATCATGGCCTTCACCGACATCGACCGTAGCCTGTCCGGCGGTGTCTCGGTCAAGGGAGCGAAATGGGGCCGACCCGACGACGTCGTCGCCATTGCCGGCGCGATCAACGGCCTGTCGCAGGACCATCGCGACTTCATCGCCGCCGGCGGTCTCGGTCCGCTGATCGGTGACGGCCAGCTCAACTACCGCAGGGAACGCGTGCTGGAGACCTATTACGCCTACGCGCTCAACAAGGCGCTGACCTTCACCGCGGACTACCAGCTCATCGTCAACCCCGCCTACAACGCTGATCGCGGCCCGGTGTCGGTGTTCTCAGGTCGGCTGCACGGGGAGTTCTGA
- a CDS encoding sulfite exporter TauE/SafE family protein — protein MDGITIELTLFLTATFAGAFVAGLSGFAFGLVAASLWLYVLTPLQSASLIVGFGLLVQGYSVWKLRSALDWRRLWPFMIGAVVGVPVGVSLLTSADPKSVRIAVGAILIVYSLYAFFRPQLKVATIVPPAADMTIGFVNGLLGGLTGLAGIIVTIWCNLRGLPKDVQRATFQPVAVVVFAIAALLLGAKGALTFDTAKLFALGLPFLFAGTWLGLKLFGRIDEAMFRKIVLALLFVSGVALLF, from the coding sequence ATGGACGGGATCACAATCGAGCTTACCCTTTTCCTGACGGCCACCTTCGCCGGCGCGTTCGTCGCCGGCCTCTCCGGCTTTGCCTTCGGCCTGGTGGCGGCATCGCTGTGGCTTTACGTGCTGACGCCACTTCAAAGCGCCAGCCTGATCGTCGGCTTCGGCCTCCTGGTGCAGGGCTACTCGGTCTGGAAGCTGCGCAGCGCGCTCGACTGGCGCCGGCTATGGCCCTTCATGATCGGTGCCGTCGTGGGCGTGCCGGTCGGCGTGTCACTCCTGACCTCGGCCGATCCCAAGAGCGTCCGCATCGCGGTTGGGGCGATCCTGATCGTCTATAGCCTCTACGCGTTCTTCAGGCCGCAGCTCAAGGTCGCGACAATCGTGCCCCCGGCCGCAGACATGACAATTGGTTTCGTCAACGGTCTGCTTGGTGGGCTGACCGGCCTCGCCGGCATCATCGTCACCATCTGGTGCAATCTGCGCGGCCTGCCGAAGGATGTTCAGCGCGCCACGTTCCAGCCCGTCGCGGTTGTGGTGTTTGCCATTGCGGCACTGCTGCTGGGCGCCAAGGGGGCGCTCACGTTCGACACCGCAAAGCTGTTCGCGCTCGGCCTGCCGTTTCTCTTTGCGGGAACGTGGCTCGGGCTAAAACTGTTCGGCCGGATCGATGAGGCGATGTTCCGTAAGATCGTGCTCGCGTTGCTGTTCGTCTCCGGCGTCGCGCTGCTGTTCTGA
- a CDS encoding HAMP domain-containing methyl-accepting chemotaxis protein, with amino-acid sequence MRIGKLFALSMLTVTVFAVILGAEVLVPQARIFTNRSDAIKTVDAFGATLMVSQHVAGLRAPYISPIFQENPATQAQIEGAAKAAKAADAAFEGARRAILVLDDSGPMIENLDRTARRLKDIYTAADLAMSVPLAARDSAVVKGFLPGVAEVIGNIEPIMNRLEAKVINADSSLAALLSLARTAQDLRVSAGSRAATLSPALSARRPLTAPEFSLMDRMQGRVEADRERIEAGIDQLGSPPRIATALKAATDSYFGKAAAAVDKEMPAARGDGKYGINAEELATVIVPAIQMFYGVRDAALTEAAERASAARDGALAMLALAGVAVLALLGTLGGVTMMLRRRVVTPLSRLADVIATLAAGQHEVEIPVTGRNDEISQVAGSLQHFKDSLSAKKAADEAAAVEAEAKLRRSQRMDQIARDFEALIGDVINTVSSASSELEVSAGTLTSTADQSEKVTATVAAASEQASSNVQTVAAAAEEMASSVDEIGRQVQDSARVASEAVQQAARTNDYVGELAKAAGRIGDVVELISQIAGQTNLLALNATIEAARAGEAGRGFAVVASEVKALAEQTAKATGEISQQITGIQSATEDSVGAIKSIGDTITRMSEIASAIASAVEEQGAATREISRNVQQAARGTQQVSASIVDVQRGASQTGSASSTVLASAKSLSGESSRLKVEVGKFLDAIRAA; translated from the coding sequence ATGCGGATCGGGAAACTCTTTGCGCTGTCGATGCTGACGGTGACGGTGTTTGCAGTCATCCTTGGCGCCGAGGTGCTCGTACCCCAGGCGCGCATCTTCACGAACCGCTCCGACGCGATCAAGACGGTCGACGCCTTTGGTGCGACCTTGATGGTCAGTCAGCACGTTGCCGGCCTTCGTGCCCCCTACATTTCGCCGATTTTCCAGGAGAACCCTGCGACGCAGGCCCAGATCGAAGGCGCCGCGAAGGCCGCGAAAGCAGCCGATGCCGCATTTGAGGGGGCAAGGCGCGCCATCCTTGTGCTGGATGATTCCGGACCGATGATCGAAAACCTGGACCGTACCGCCCGGCGGCTCAAGGATATCTACACCGCTGCAGACCTCGCGATGAGCGTTCCCTTGGCGGCGCGCGACAGCGCTGTAGTCAAGGGCTTCCTACCGGGCGTTGCAGAGGTCATCGGCAATATCGAGCCGATCATGAACCGGCTCGAAGCCAAGGTCATCAATGCCGATTCTTCGCTTGCGGCGCTGTTGAGCCTGGCGCGAACGGCGCAGGACCTGCGCGTCTCGGCCGGCAGCCGCGCCGCCACGCTGTCGCCGGCGCTGAGCGCGCGCCGCCCGCTCACGGCTCCCGAATTCTCGCTGATGGATCGGATGCAGGGGCGCGTCGAGGCCGACCGCGAGCGCATCGAGGCCGGCATCGACCAGCTCGGAAGTCCGCCCCGCATCGCCACCGCACTGAAAGCGGCAACGGATTCCTATTTCGGAAAAGCAGCCGCTGCCGTGGACAAAGAGATGCCCGCGGCTCGTGGCGACGGCAAATACGGCATCAACGCCGAAGAGCTGGCCACCGTCATTGTCCCCGCCATCCAGATGTTCTACGGCGTGCGCGATGCCGCGCTGACGGAAGCTGCCGAGCGCGCCTCGGCCGCGCGTGATGGCGCGCTTGCGATGCTCGCGCTCGCGGGCGTGGCGGTGCTGGCGCTGCTGGGGACACTCGGTGGTGTGACCATGATGCTGCGCCGGCGCGTGGTGACGCCGCTGAGCCGGCTCGCGGACGTGATCGCAACGCTTGCCGCCGGACAGCACGAGGTCGAGATTCCCGTGACGGGCCGTAACGACGAGATCAGCCAGGTGGCGGGCTCGCTCCAGCACTTCAAGGATTCGCTCTCCGCCAAGAAGGCTGCCGACGAGGCCGCCGCGGTGGAAGCCGAGGCGAAACTCCGGCGCAGCCAGCGCATGGACCAGATCGCGCGCGATTTCGAAGCGTTGATCGGCGACGTCATCAACACCGTGTCGTCGGCATCGTCGGAGCTGGAAGTGTCGGCGGGAACGCTGACGAGTACCGCCGATCAATCGGAAAAGGTCACCGCGACGGTGGCGGCCGCCTCCGAGCAGGCCTCCAGCAACGTGCAGACCGTTGCCGCGGCCGCGGAGGAAATGGCGTCTTCGGTCGACGAGATCGGTCGACAGGTTCAGGACTCCGCGCGGGTCGCCAGCGAAGCGGTGCAGCAGGCGGCGCGGACCAACGACTATGTCGGCGAGCTCGCCAAGGCTGCCGGCCGGATCGGCGACGTGGTCGAGCTCATCAGCCAGATCGCGGGCCAGACCAATCTTCTGGCGCTCAATGCAACGATCGAGGCGGCGCGCGCCGGCGAGGCCGGGCGCGGCTTCGCCGTGGTCGCCTCCGAGGTCAAGGCGCTGGCCGAGCAGACCGCCAAGGCCACCGGCGAGATCAGCCAGCAGATCACGGGAATCCAGAGCGCGACGGAGGATTCGGTCGGCGCCATCAAGTCGATCGGCGACACCATCACCCGCATGTCCGAGATCGCATCGGCGATCGCTTCCGCGGTCGAGGAGCAGGGCGCCGCGACGCGGGAGATTTCCCGTAACGTGCAGCAGGCGGCGCGCGGCACCCAACAGGTCTCCGCCAGCATCGTCGACGTGCAGCGCGGCGCGAGCCAGACCGGATCGGCCTCCTCCACCGTGCTTGCGTCAGCGAAGTCACTGTCCGGCGAGAGCAGCCGCCTCAAGGTCGAGGTCGGGAAGTTCCTGGACGCGATCCGGGCCGCGTAA